The genomic segment TCTTTTCGATCTGTCAACCCCCACCGATCACCACACTAAGATCAAATCAAACTCTTCTCCTTCTCCCTCTTGGCCAATAGCAACACCAGCTGCAACCAAATCCACCCGAAAGCCAACAAACCACCAGGTTTTATCCGCGGTAGCAAGTGAACCCACGCACCAGCAAGTGAAGGTGGCGCGTGGCTACACGCGCCGTTACTTTTCCACCACTTTCAAGAGTTTCCCAGTACCATTCCTATGCTTCCGAAAGACTCCAAACCCGATTCCTTTACTTCTGGGATACTTTGAACGCTTTGAAAGGTCGATTTATGagctcaaattatttttgaacaaattgattataaatagTGCGAATTTAAGACAGGcttattgtttttgtataatatttagACTGCATGGacattatttaattgatttatgttcttttcctagaaaaataagtcttttttttcttttaattcaaatcCTAGTAGTTATTggtgttaaatttaaaaatatcaattctatatttatgttaaagtaaaaaatatcaactttaatatttattaatcaaagtAAAGTCAGGAATATCACACTTCATtggttaagtaatatttattaacATTAGAATTGGAATTATTTATAAGACaatcttgtattattttaagataaaattaataatgcatagtattttttttttaaataaccagTTGTCCCGTGTtatagaatttatatatatataaaaaaacagtgGCTTGATTACGGTGGGAGTTCCAAGGTTTTGACCTTGGGTTGATGATTGTGATGGCAATGGGTGTTTGTTGAGTATGGAGAGGACACTGGGTATGATGGGGAACTGCTTCGAGTCAATTGGTTACTGtgattctatttgtttttatgttttaaatttgaaaaaagaagaattaaatttaaaaaaaaaattaattttttttaaattaatttttttttattgtttttagattattttgatgtactgatattaaaaataatttttttaaaaataaaaaaaatataattttaatatttttttaaataaaaaaatactttaaaaaacaactacaattaTACTTCTAAACAAGCCTCTTCGTCATGGTGGTGAATTTTCGGTGATTTGTGTTGCTGGCTGGACTGGGTAAGGGTGACAATAACTGGTTTTAGTCGATGTTAAGTGGTGACTTGGAGATTTTTGGCTGAGAAGATGATGGTTCctctgcctcttttttttttttggagattaATGAGTGACGTTCATATgattagattttattaatatcagcACTTTGTGGGTGGTGAatggttgttttaatttttaaagtgtttattttaaaatgtattaaaataatattttttatgttttaaaaattaattttaatattaatatatttttgaaaaatttaaaaaatattaaaataaaaaaataaaaatttttaattttttttatatactcttaaaataaaaaacaaactttccCTGTTGGGACTTTAACTTTTATTAACGTGACATGTGATTATCACCATCAGTTATTCttcttttcatatttcaatattCCACAATTGGAGTAAAAGGAAGGAGCTCCTCCATGTAAAAGGAAGGACAACTCTGTTGCCCAAAATAATTAAGAGCAAGAAAACCTTATCAGTTGTCATAAAAATGTTCGCTCTGAAATTCTCCATATTCCTGCTTTCCTTTGCAGCCCTCACGGAAGCACAGAAAATCAAATTCCTTTATCATGAATGCTCGAACACAACCACTTTCGTAAGAAACAGCCCGTATCAAGCCAATTTAAATATCCTTCTCTCTTCACTCGCCGGCAATGCAACCCGCAATGACATTAACGGATTCTATAACGCCTCTACAGGACATGAGGTCTATGGCCTCTTTCTTTGCCGTGGCGATGTTAGTGTCGAAGTTTGCCAAGAATGTGTGAACCTTGCAACAAAAAATGTAGTCAAACGGTGTCCAATCGAGAAGGAGGCTATCATATGGTATGATCTGTGCTTCCTGCGCTTCTCAAACAGTAACATCTTCTCCAGCTTGAGCCAACGCGTGCGCTTTCCATGTTGAATTCACAAAATAAAACTGTTGATGTAGAATTTAACAAGCTACTGGTGGATACTATATCTGATGCTGCTTATGCAGCTGCAAGTGCGCCATTAGGTGAAAAAAAGTTCGCAGCCAAAGAAGTTTCTTATACGTGGCTTGAGTCTCTATACGTTCTTGTGCAGTGCACACGGTTATCTAAATATGATTGTAATCGGTGTCTTCTACAAGCTAACCCCTACATATCAGTTTGTTGTAATAATAATCCAGGAGGAAGAGTCATATATCCAAGCTGTAATCTtcgatttgaaatttattcattttacaACGAAGCTGCCGTCGTGGCAatgtcaccaccaccactatccACGTCAGTTGTtcctctgttcttttttttaagattaatgaGTGAGGTTCATTTGATTAGATTTTATTACTATCAACACTTAGGGGGTGGTTAATGggtgtttttaaagtttttttttaagatgtattaaaatagtattttttatgttttaaaaattatttttaatattattatatttttgaaaaattaaaaaaaagttaatttaaagtaaaaaaaataaaacttttaatttttttttaaaaatactcttaaaataaaaaacaaactttccCTGTTGGGACTTAGTTTTGTTAAGTTTTATTAACGTGACTTGTGATTATCACCatcatttattcttcttttcatatttcaatattCCACAATTGGAACTCTTTCATAACGAACCAGACTATGAAAGTTCTCACTTGACTTTTGCCATTGATTTGCCTTAAAGAGCTCCACCATGTAAGAGGAAAGATAACTCTGTTGCCCAAAATAAGATCAAGAAAACCTTACCAGCTATCGCAAAATGTTGACTCTGAAATTCTCCATATTCCTGCTTTCCTTTGCAGCCCTGATGACCATTAACATCACGGAAGCACAGGAGATTAACTACCGTGATCATTTATGCCCAGACACAAACACTTTCGTAAGAAACAGTACGTATCAGGCCAATTTAAAAATCCTTCTCTCTTCACTTGCCTTCAATGCAACCCGCAATGACAGTAACGGATTCTACAACGCCTCTGCAGGGCAAGATATCGATGAGGTCTATGGCCTCTTCCTCTGCCGCGGCGATGTTAGTGTGGAAGTTTGCCTAAAATGTGTGAAATTGGCCACAAACGATATAGTCGAACTCTGTCCAATCGAGAAGGAGGCTATCGTATGGTATGATGAGTGCTTCCTGCTCTACTCAAACAGTTACAGTTACAACTTCTCCAGCTTGAACCAACAGCCTGTGCTTTACATGTGGAATCCATCTGATATAACTGTTAATGTAGAATTTAACCAGCTTCTGGTGAAAACTATATCTGATGCTGCTAATGTAGCTGCAAGTGCGCCATCGGGTGAAAAAAAGTTCGAAGCCAAGAGAGTGAATTATACGTGGCTTGAGTCTCTGTACGTTCTTGTGCAATGCACACCGGATCTATCTAAATATGATTGTAATCGGTGTCTTAACCAAACTCTCTCCGACCTACCAATTTGTTGTAATAATAAGACAGGAGGAAGAGTCTTATATCCAAGCTGTAATCTTCGATTtgaaaattattcattttacaACGAAACTGCCGTCGTGGCAATGTCAACACCACCACTGTCCACGCCAGTTGTTCCCCTCCCTCCATCTCCAGGCTCAATAGCAGATGGAAAAGGTTCTATTTTCTTCCTTATCATTCCAaaatccttctttatcatttctTTAATATGAGATTCTGTTATCTTGAATAATGATGTGCAACAAAAACATTGTCACTATGAAGGAGATGGAAGCAAATCGATGTGGATTAAAGTCGGTGCAGGCCTATCCGCAGTTATTGTTGTGCTATTTTTCAGTGCTTGCACTTACACCATGAGGAGAAGGACGAATCTGAGAACAGGTATACATGTGATATGTACCGAAAGTCCTGGtactaaaaattttatattatatatatgaactaCCTAGTTAGTTTCTATATACTTGCAGGTGATTTCCAAATATTTTAGAGATATAATCttgacaagaaattaaaattctgaacacctttgaatttgcaaatATGTTGTGGTTAAGCTTGAAAAGAAGACCAAATTAGGCAGTGATTGAGTAATTGGCTTTAATTCCGTAGATTTTTCTCTAGTCAGGTCATCATCTGAAAAAATGCTAGTAGGTAGAAGGttaaaaacagaacaaaaattGAAGTGTCGAAACAAGATATACATTTACATGATGTTCGAAACCTATATAATCAATTATTAGCACTTCACAATATCTCCTGCAGAGGAAATAGGAAATATCCAAGAGGAACAATTACTCGACTGGGCAGGACGAGCAACTGTTGGGGACGATTATTCAGACAAAGATATTCAAGGAGAGGTGACATCCCAGGACCTCCCTTTGATCCGGCTAGATGTTATAAATGAAGCTACAAAGCAATTTTCTGATGAAAACAAACTTGGTCAAGGAGGTTTTGGCCCAGTATACAGGGTAATCAAGGCTATCAAGTCAAGTACTTTAttcattacaaaaacaaaaaacaaaaaacaaaaaatcgaATTCTGTTATTTGTCAATCTCTCAATACACCAATTCGAAAATGCATCACACTTTGGCCCACAAATATTAATGCTTATTAGAATAGTTTGTGCTCAGGGTACGTTAGAGGATGGCAAAGAAGTTGCAGTTAAGAGGCTCTCAAGAACTTCTGGTCAAGGACAAAGAGAA from the Populus nigra chromosome 9, ddPopNigr1.1, whole genome shotgun sequence genome contains:
- the LOC133703374 gene encoding cysteine-rich receptor-like protein kinase 15, giving the protein MLTLKFSIFLLSFAALMTINITEAQEINYRDHLCPDTNTFVRNSTYQANLKILLSSLAFNATRNDSNGFYNASAGQDIDEVYGLFLCRGDVSVEVCLKCVKLATNDIVELCPIEKEAIVWYDECFLLYSNSYSYNFSSLNQQPVLYMWNPSDITVNVEFNQLLVKTISDAANVAASAPSGEKKFEAKRVNYTWLESLYVLVQCTPDLSKYDCNRCLNQTLSDLPICCNNKTGGRVLYPSCNLRFENYSFYNETAVVAMSTPPLSTPVVPLPPSPGSIADGKGDGSKSMWIKVGAGLSAVIVVLFFSACTYTMRRRTNLRTEEIGNIQEEQLLDWAGRATVGDDYSDKDIQGEVTSQDLPLIRLDVINEATKQFSDENKLGQGGFGPVYRGTLEDGKEVAVKRLSRTSGQGQREFLNEVVLIARLQHRNLVRLLGCCLEKNEKLLIYEYMPNKSLDVILFGSSNGVLLDWQRRLSIIKGIARGLLYLHEDSRLRIIHMDLKASNILLDYEMNPKISDFGMARIFGGNQSEANTNRIVGTYGYMAPEYAMAGLFSVKSDVFSFGVLLLEMISGKKNVGFHLSKEGESLLTFAWKLWSDGQGLELMDPMLEKSSVATEVLRCIHIGLLCVQEDPADRPTMSSVLHMLASDTITLPIPKQPAFSIGRFVAMEGQSSNQKVCSGNELTLSVLSPR